Part of the Woronichinia naegeliana WA131 genome, CTTTTGGCAATGATACTGATTCAGACCGTCATGGCATTGTCACCCCCAGCGTCGGTTTAATGAATCCTAATCATTTTCTTTCTGTTGCTATTTGGTATTTATTCACCCATCGTAAACAGTGGTCGGGCTTAAGTGCGATCGGCAAAACCCTGGTAAGTAGTAACATGATTGATCGCGTAGCTAAGGCAATTGGCCGCAAAGTTTATGAAGTGCCTGTGGGTTTTAAATGGTTTGTAGATGGTCTTTTAGATGGTTCCTTCGGCTTTGGTGGCGAAGAAAGTGCAGGAGCTTCTTTTCTCAAGAAAAATGGCACGGTTTGGACAACGGATAAAGACGGCATCATTATGGATTTATTGGCCGCTGAAATTACCGCAATTACTGGCAAAGACCCTGGTTTGCACTATCAAGATTTAACCGCCCGTTTAGGCAATCCCATCTATCAACGCAAGGATGCTCCCGCCACGCCCGAACAAAAGGCCAAACTGAGTAAGTTGTCTCCTGAAGCGGTTACGGCTTCTACCCTGGCCGGGGATGCCATCACTGCCAAATTAACTAAGGCTCCTGGCAATCAAGCGGCGATCGGTGGCTTAAAAGTAACCACAGATTCAGGTTGGTTTGCGGCCCGTCCTTCTGGTACGGAAAATGTCTATAAAATCTATGCGGAAAGTTTCAAGGATGAGAGCCATTTGCAACAGATTTTCACGGAAGCTGAGGCGATCGTGACTGGGTAGTGATTCGATAGTAGTGGTGGCAGCTTAAGCCTTTGCTAATTGGGCATTGTAGTCGTGTATGAAGTACCAAATTGCCCCAATATGATTTTCCACATGTTTGGAAAAAGAGAGGCTTTGGCGCACCAATCGGGAAATTCGTTGTCGCAAGGTATTATTTAACCCACATTCCGTACATAAAAGAAGAACAAAGAAAATAAGAAAAGCACCTATGACAAAAGATAATACTGACAAGTAGTAGCCCCAAAAAAGCCTAAAAGCCTCTCTCGCTCAAGCGTGAGATGATAATTTGGGGACAATTATCCAGTACAACCCAATGAATCCCCCTCAAAGTCTGAAAAATCTAACGCAGAGTCGGACGTTGAGTCGGCTTTCCCAACTGATTAGGCACAGTCTCCTCCTGCTCTGCCAGAGCCTGTCTCAGTTTACGTTGCCCCAAGCTGTACACCAACAAACACAACGCCATAATGAAAGTCAATGCGGGTGCGACCTTTAGTTGATAAAAGCTGGTGTAATCAGGGTTCTACAGGGAACCCATATTGATCAAGTTTTGCCCAAAATTGACTCCATCGTTCCTTGGTCAATACCAAAGCCCGTAGGCTCAAAATAATTCCTGCCCCTTTTTCCTTCCATCGCGTCTTTTTAATAACAATCGTCCGACTGTTCGGCTAAGTCCCCGTTCCTCTGTCAATACGAATTCTGATACAAATCCTGCTGAAGTTAAACCGACTCCAGAAGCAGCTAAACCTACGGATGGGTCAACAGAAAGCAGTTCTTTGGCTGCACCAGCCGCAGGCAAGAAATAGGACTCAAAGAGATCGCCTTGGTGAGGTGGCTTTTTCGGGTATTGCTGCTATTTTGTTCTTCTAGGGAAGACAAGGAAGTCAGTACAGAAAGATTAATACTCACCAACAAATTGAGGATGTACCCAAAGAAATTTCCCCTGATTGGTTTGCACTTTTTCTAAACCACCAAAACCAGGGTCTTTTTGTTTGATAATAGCTTGAAATTCTCGCAAAATAGAACCTCTAGCCTCCGTGACTTCACCAACTTCTAAATCATACAATTTTTCATTAGAAACTTGACTGAAGGAATCGCTAGTTTTAGCAACAGCTTCTAGGGATTTTTGTCCAAAATCGAGATTTTCTTTGAATTGACTATAGCTTTGATCATCAATGCCTAATTGATAGGCTGAATTAAGAGCGGGTAAACCAATGCTGAGGGCTTTACTGATAGGAATAATCCAGGGAGAGGCTTTTTTTAACCAATCTCGTTTAATACTAATTTGATAAACTCCCGCTTTTGGATTATCGCTTTTATAGTTGAGCCAGGGCAAGGGACAACGGGAATGTTCACACCAGAGAATTAGCTGAAATTGTTTTTCGATCCAGGCAGGATTATCAAGAAATTTGGTATCTACAGGAATTAAACTAAATAGGCGAGGAGCTTCTTTGGCTTCATCGGTAAGAGTATTCATTAAACGGACGAAATTATCTTCTAATTCGGCTTGGAATTTGTCTTGATTGTCGAGAATTTTTTGTTGATTTTCTCCTTGGTGATCTATTTTCTGATGTAAGGAATCTAATTTTTCAACAACGACTTGAAAAGAATTAATTTTTTCGATAGTAGATTTTCGCAGTAGATCGTTAATTTGAAACCAAGTTTTACAGCCTGAAACCTCGCAACGAATTTTTGTAATGTCTTCTTCTAAAGATTCATATAATATTTCCTCTTTAAATAGTCCCAGACCAGGTTTATTCATTCCACAGGGATTAATGCAAGGTAGAAAAATTTCGCAACGAATGCCTGCCCAGAATTCTTTGATTAAATACTGAATATCTTCAGTAACGGCATAGAGCAAACCATCAGGATAAAGACCCCGCACGGTAATTTTAATCCCGTCTTCAATTTGTTCAATTAGAGCATAGTTTCTATGGCTATCTTTGAGCATTAGGCCATGTTGCCAGTGGATACTATCAGCATAATTATCTTGACCGAGGGAATAGCGATAAAAACGGACAATGAGGCGATAAATCAGACCCTCTGGTTCGGCAGGTCGGCCCCAGGCTTTTTCAAAAAAGCGACAGAATTGCACTTTTTCGCTCTGTTCGGCTTTGGGTTGCGACCAGACGGGGGGAAAGGGAGAAATTTGTTCGGTGACTAATTGGGCAATGAGGATTTCATTGGTTTCTTGGCTTTCTTTTTTGATGGGATAGCAGAGATCAAAGCGTTCCATCAATCGCAGAAAAATGGGATGTAAGTTGTCGGGATAACCTCTTTCTGGTTGACGTTGATCATTGTTTTTAGCAGGATTTTTCCAGATTTTACTTAATCTTTCTAGGGTAATAATGCCTTGATTATTTTTGGTAATTTCATCATCTAAAATAAAACTAATGGCTTTTGCCAACCAATCGGGTTTAAGAATCACAATATCGCGTAAAGTGGGATCGTTATGATAATGAATTAAACGCCCTAAACGGTGAGAGGCTTCTAAAAATGCTTCGGCTCTATCTGACTCTAAACCTGCTTTTTGATAAATAGTAATCACTTCCCCATAGGGTAAATAGGCTTGATTTTTATTTTCGAGGGTTTCCCAAACTGTTTCCCATTTTTTCGGGACTTTTTCACCCATACCAGGTAAGTGATAGGCAACTTCAGCAATTTTATTTTTAAGTTCTTCAATGCCCGTTTCTTCTTCGGGTTTACTGTTAATAAAAAAGAAGTTAATGAGGGTATTTTGACCAAATTTTTCGATGAGTTGCTGGCTTGGAATATCAGGTTGGCTTTGGTTTGGGTTTTTGTGGGTGGCAATGACCAAGATTTTTGCTTGGGGAGCGCGACGGATAACGAGGGTAATCCAATATTCGACACAGCCTTGGTGAATGCCCATTCTCGGATTCCAAACCACCAAATAAACCGCAGGGGCAGAGAAAAAGAGTTGATGGGTAGGACGATAAATAGTTTGACCGCCAAAATCCCAACCGTTCAGGGTGATTTCGGTCTGGTTATGGGTAAATTGGCAGGGTTTAATTTCAATGCCGTGAGTTTTAGAACGCCCTTCGATCCATTCATCTCCCCGCAAGGCTCCTAAGAGGCAACTTTTACCCACCGCACCTTCACCAACCAAGATTAATTTGCCTTCGTTGAGGGTGATTTGGGATTTAGCTCTTTCAAGGAGATAGTTTTTGAGTTCAGGCAATCCTTGTTTATAAACAGCCGCTAGAGTTGGATTAAGAGGATTATTATCAAGGTTAAGTT contains:
- a CDS encoding leucine-rich repeat domain-containing protein, producing the protein MIPEEGYREAEQRITEAQRLRTIGLYLSNLQLTKIPPQIAQLSNLQILHLDKNKIVEIPDAITQLSNLQYLSLENNQVVEIPDAIAKLSKLKNLYLHKNQIVEIPKEIGQLFNLKKLYLNHNKIVEIPEEIAQLDNLQLLNLNNNKIVKIPEEIAQLDNLQKLKLSDNKIVEIPDAIIQLSNLQQLFLYNNQIVEIPDVIAQLSNLQKLNLDNNPLNPTLAAVYKQGLPELKNYLLERAKSQITLNEGKLILVGEGAVGKSCLLGALRGDEWIEGRSKTHGIEIKPCQFTHNQTEITLNGWDFGGQTIYRPTHQLFFSAPAVYLVVWNPRMGIHQGCVEYWITLVIRRAPQAKILVIATHKNPNQSQPDIPSQQLIEKFGQNTLINFFFINSKPEEETGIEELKNKIAEVAYHLPGMGEKVPKKWETVWETLENKNQAYLPYGEVITIYQKAGLESDRAEAFLEASHRLGRLIHYHNDPTLRDIVILKPDWLAKAISFILDDEITKNNQGIITLERLSKIWKNPAKNNDQRQPERGYPDNLHPIFLRLMERFDLCYPIKKESQETNEILIAQLVTEQISPFPPVWSQPKAEQSEKVQFCRFFEKAWGRPAEPEGLIYRLIVRFYRYSLGQDNYADSIHWQHGLMLKDSHRNYALIEQIEDGIKITVRGLYPDGLLYAVTEDIQYLIKEFWAGIRCEIFLPCINPCGMNKPGLGLFKEEILYESLEEDITKIRCEVSGCKTWFQINDLLRKSTIEKINSFQVVVEKLDSLHQKIDHQGENQQKILDNQDKFQAELEDNFVRLMNTLTDEAKEAPRLFSLIPVDTKFLDNPAWIEKQFQLILWCEHSRCPLPWLNYKSDNPKAGVYQISIKRDWLKKASPWIIPISKALSIGLPALNSAYQLGIDDQSYSQFKENLDFGQKSLEAVAKTSDSFSQVSNEKLYDLEVGEVTEARGSILREFQAIIKQKDPGFGGLEKVQTNQGKFLWVHPQFVGEY